In Helianthus annuus cultivar XRQ/B chromosome 8, HanXRQr2.0-SUNRISE, whole genome shotgun sequence, a single genomic region encodes these proteins:
- the LOC110873757 gene encoding mediator of RNA polymerase II transcription subunit 15a, with product MNQRLPASFHQQRAMLEASSRSLDSTAQTGNSNGGDCQEEVYQKVKAMKDQYFQGLADLYPKILGKLQQVVLLLNGSLYLNLVSIESQWLDPFKKAEVCLRIKSEQSQKSG from the exons ATGAACCAGAGGCTTCCAGCATCATTTCATCAGCAGAGAGCTATGCTAGAGGCTTCATCAA GATCTTTAGATTCCACAGCTCAGACAGGAAATTCAAACGGTGGAGATTGTCAAGAAGAGGTGTATCAAAAG GTGAAAGCTATGAAGGATCAGTATTTTCAAGGGCTGGCTGATCTGTACCCGAAAATTTTAGGCAAATTGCAGCAG GTTGTCCTACTTTTGAATGGAAGTCTCTATCTAAATCTTGTTAGTATCGAGTCACAATGGTTGGATCCT ttcaaaAAAGCTGAGGTTTGCCTTCGTATCAAGTCGGAGCAAAGTCAAAAGTCAG GTTGA